In a genomic window of Nodosilinea sp. E11:
- the msrA gene encoding peptide-methionine (S)-S-oxide reductase MsrA: MLTLRRLFFGLLLVAALGLMWDALPFYATADSMPEPAATTTDANLATATFAGGCFWCMEGPFDHLDGVVSTTSGYTGGTKVNPTYNEVSSGGTGHVEAVEVVYDPNQVSYETLLEVFWQNVDPVDSRGQFCDKGSQYQAKIFAHDDQQQTLAEQSKAALSRQAQFQKTPIVTAIEPAQTFYPAEDYHQDYYLKHPLRYKYYRTACGRDRRLAEVWGVDE, translated from the coding sequence ATGCTAACTCTGCGTCGGTTGTTTTTTGGCTTGCTGCTGGTTGCGGCCCTGGGGTTGATGTGGGATGCCCTACCTTTTTACGCCACCGCCGACTCTATGCCTGAGCCTGCGGCGACTACGACCGATGCCAACCTGGCGACCGCCACCTTCGCTGGAGGCTGTTTTTGGTGCATGGAAGGCCCCTTTGACCATCTAGACGGCGTGGTTTCGACCACCTCGGGCTATACCGGCGGCACCAAGGTCAACCCCACCTACAACGAAGTCTCTAGTGGGGGCACCGGCCACGTGGAAGCAGTAGAGGTGGTCTACGACCCCAATCAGGTGAGCTATGAGACCCTGCTAGAGGTCTTTTGGCAGAATGTGGATCCGGTGGATAGCCGAGGCCAGTTCTGCGACAAGGGCAGCCAGTACCAGGCTAAAATCTTCGCCCACGACGACCAGCAGCAGACGCTGGCAGAACAGTCTAAGGCCGCGCTGAGCCGTCAGGCGCAGTTTCAAAAAACCCCGATCGTCACCGCGATCGAGCCCGCCCAGACCTTCTACCCCGCCGAAGACTACCACCAAGACTATTACCTCAAGCACCCGCTGCGGTACAAGTATTACCGGACGGCCTGTGGGCGCGATCGCCGTCTAGCCGAAGTGTGGGGCGTTGACGAGTAG
- a CDS encoding nuclear transport factor 2 family protein: MPTPIVPPFTLETAIAKARMAEDAWNSRDPDRVALAYTEDSHWRNRAEILQGRDAIRAFLRRKWDKELDYRLIKEVWAFGDNRIAVRFQYEWHDDAGQWYRAYGNENWEFDEHGLMRRREASINDRPIAEGDRRFFWPAPGPRPQDHPGLIDSPE; this comes from the coding sequence ATGCCCACCCCCATCGTTCCGCCCTTCACCCTAGAGACTGCGATCGCCAAAGCCCGCATGGCCGAAGACGCCTGGAACAGCCGCGACCCCGATCGCGTGGCCCTGGCCTACACCGAAGACAGCCACTGGCGCAACCGGGCCGAAATACTTCAGGGCCGCGACGCCATCCGCGCCTTTCTCCGCCGCAAGTGGGATAAAGAACTCGATTACCGCTTGATCAAAGAAGTCTGGGCCTTTGGCGACAACCGCATCGCTGTGCGCTTTCAGTACGAGTGGCACGACGACGCCGGCCAGTGGTACCGCGCCTACGGCAACGAAAACTGGGAGTTTGACGAGCATGGCTTGATGCGCCGCCGCGAAGCCAGCATTAATGACCGACCGATTGCCGAGGGCGATCGCCGCTTCTTCTGGCCCGCCCCCGGCCCCCGCCCCCAAGATCACCCTGGTTTGATCGACTCACCAGAGTAG
- a CDS encoding DUF4090 family protein produces MSQTPTTGADAVDAAIAAGIDLDGTPIPPAKLDLYHQVMAKEAGRQRSGVSNSMRSRIVRIGAKHFPLEDLNQMLAAADFAPLKDKEIAYFYGGK; encoded by the coding sequence ATGTCTCAAACTCCTACCACCGGGGCCGATGCCGTAGATGCCGCGATCGCAGCGGGCATTGACCTCGACGGCACCCCCATTCCCCCCGCCAAGCTCGATCTCTACCACCAGGTGATGGCTAAGGAAGCCGGACGCCAGCGCAGCGGTGTGTCGAACTCGATGCGATCGCGCATTGTGCGGATTGGGGCCAAGCACTTCCCCCTAGAGGACCTCAATCAAATGTTGGCCGCAGCCGATTTCGCCCCCCTCAAAGACAAAGAAATTGCCTACTTTTACGGCGGCAAATAA
- a CDS encoding NAD-dependent epimerase/dehydratase family protein produces the protein MRVLVMGGTRFIGVYLTKLLIEQGHEVVLFNRGNHPAPVAGVPTIVGDRTDPSSLKTQLSGERFDAIFDNNGRELSDTQPLLEIFGDTLQHFVYVSSAGVYLKSDQMPHIEGDAVDPKSRHKGKFETEAYLQAQGVPFTSVRPVYIYGPQNYNPLEQWFFDRIVRDRPVPIPGNGMHLTQLGHVQDLATAMAAVLGNETAIGQIYNISGEKAVTFDGLARACATAAGKDPNHLQIVHYDPKAFDFGKAKAFPMRVQHFFTAIDKAQAELGWAPTYDLVAGLKDSFHNDYLAAGADQAEVNFALDDQILTASQP, from the coding sequence ATGCGCGTATTAGTCATGGGTGGCACCCGGTTTATTGGGGTGTATTTAACGAAACTGCTGATTGAGCAGGGCCACGAGGTGGTGCTGTTTAACCGAGGCAACCATCCTGCCCCGGTAGCGGGGGTGCCAACCATTGTGGGCGATCGCACCGATCCCAGCAGCCTCAAAACCCAGCTATCGGGCGAACGCTTCGACGCCATCTTTGACAACAACGGTCGCGAACTGAGCGATACCCAGCCCTTGCTTGAGATCTTTGGCGACACCCTCCAGCACTTTGTCTATGTCAGCTCCGCCGGGGTGTATCTCAAATCTGACCAGATGCCCCACATTGAAGGCGATGCGGTGGATCCTAAAAGCCGCCACAAGGGCAAGTTTGAAACCGAAGCTTACCTGCAAGCCCAGGGAGTGCCGTTTACCTCCGTGCGGCCGGTCTATATCTACGGCCCGCAGAACTACAACCCCCTAGAACAGTGGTTCTTTGATCGCATTGTGCGCGATCGCCCCGTGCCCATTCCCGGCAACGGCATGCACCTCACCCAGCTAGGCCATGTGCAAGACCTGGCGACAGCGATGGCGGCGGTACTGGGCAACGAAACGGCGATCGGCCAAATCTACAACATCTCCGGCGAAAAGGCCGTCACCTTTGACGGCCTGGCCCGCGCCTGCGCCACCGCCGCCGGCAAAGATCCTAACCACCTCCAGATCGTCCACTACGACCCCAAAGCCTTTGACTTTGGCAAAGCTAAAGCGTTTCCCATGCGGGTGCAGCATTTCTTTACTGCGATCGACAAAGCCCAGGCCGAACTGGGCTGGGCACCTACCTACGATCTGGTGGCCGGGCTCAAAGACTCGTTCCACAACGATTATTTGGCCGCTGGGGCCGACCAAGCCGAGGTCAACTTTGCCCTCGACGACCAAATCTTGACGGCCTCACAGCCTTAG
- a CDS encoding PAS domain-containing sensor histidine kinase translates to MSQTYWLPPRNASPVAPAAPLGHELKHLRRQHQLILNAVGEGIYGLDLDGNVTFVNPAAAAMIGWSTEELIGQSMHRVMHHSLADGSPYQREDCPIYAAFQDGSVRHVTNEVFWRKDGTSFPVEYISTPMCDEAGRLIGTVVTFRDITQRRWAEEILQRANEELEQKVQERTAELQNANQQLRQLSDMRSRFVSMVCHEFRNPLNNIALTVSSLNRYDTQLRPEEKTDYLLTINANVERMTQMIDDILVIGKIEAKVLKVSPRPLDLVSFCQALLAEGDYRRPQTPIQFVCRSRQVPACLDERLLRSILSNLLSNAIRYTPDINPIWLRLTKQRGRVILKVQDEGIGIVTGDRKQLFEPFHRGQNVSNIPGTGLGLSIVKQFVELQQGTIKVTSRVGSGTTFTVSLPA, encoded by the coding sequence ATGTCTCAAACCTACTGGTTGCCGCCCCGCAATGCCTCGCCTGTCGCCCCTGCTGCCCCCCTAGGGCATGAGCTAAAGCACCTGCGCCGTCAGCATCAGCTCATTCTCAACGCCGTGGGGGAGGGAATCTATGGTCTCGATCTCGATGGCAATGTCACCTTTGTCAACCCTGCGGCTGCCGCTATGATTGGCTGGTCTACAGAAGAGCTGATTGGTCAGTCGATGCACAGGGTAATGCACCACTCGTTGGCCGATGGTAGCCCCTACCAGCGCGAAGACTGCCCGATCTACGCAGCGTTTCAGGACGGCAGCGTGCGGCATGTGACCAATGAAGTATTTTGGCGCAAGGACGGCACCAGCTTTCCGGTGGAGTACATTAGCACCCCCATGTGCGACGAGGCGGGGCGGCTGATTGGCACGGTGGTCACCTTTCGCGATATCACCCAGCGGCGCTGGGCCGAGGAGATTTTGCAGCGGGCCAATGAGGAGCTAGAGCAAAAGGTGCAGGAGCGCACCGCCGAGCTGCAAAATGCTAACCAGCAACTGCGGCAGCTCAGCGACATGCGATCGCGCTTTGTCTCCATGGTCTGCCACGAGTTTCGCAACCCGCTCAATAATATTGCCCTGACGGTGTCATCGCTCAACCGCTACGACACCCAGCTACGCCCCGAGGAAAAAACCGACTACCTGCTCACCATCAACGCCAACGTCGAGCGCATGACCCAGATGATCGACGACATTCTGGTAATTGGCAAAATTGAGGCCAAGGTGCTGAAGGTCAGCCCGCGCCCCCTCGACCTGGTGAGCTTTTGCCAAGCCTTGCTGGCCGAGGGCGACTACCGGCGTCCCCAGACGCCCATTCAGTTTGTCTGCCGCAGCCGCCAGGTGCCGGCCTGTCTCGATGAGCGACTGCTGCGATCGATTTTGAGCAATCTATTGTCCAATGCGATTCGCTACACTCCCGATATCAACCCGATTTGGCTGAGGCTGACTAAGCAGCGGGGCCGCGTCATTCTCAAGGTGCAGGACGAGGGTATTGGCATTGTGACCGGCGATCGCAAGCAGCTGTTTGAGCCCTTTCACCGAGGCCAAAACGTCAGCAATATTCCCGGAACAGGGCTAGGGCTGAGCATTGTCAAGCAGTTTGTAGAACTCCAGCAAGGCACCATCAAGGTCACCAGCCGAGTGGGGTCGGGCACCACGTTTACCGTTAGCCTGCCCGCGTAA
- a CDS encoding ABC transporter substrate-binding protein, which yields MLPGQPCRTCGIVHFTSDHSRFMESMPQDPVDMIDDLVKMGLYKENQLRAADTVNTYELRKALFLKRVGRNDPQREKLILALCKQAGGLENAFAAAFGPQAGLFFADSVRNSGATRREFLKNMAVGAALVTLASCASGGEPAAEESAAAPVDTSNLEKTDIRVGFIPITCATPIIMSEPLGFYEKYGFNATVVKMPSWGAVRDSAIAGELDAYHMLAPMPISMTLGMGAAPFGVRLASIENINGQAITVAERHLGNVNGPEDFKGFVIGVPFPFSMHNLLLRYYLASGGLDPDVDVQIRPVPPPDSIAQLISGDIDAMLMPDPFNQRAVYEGAGFIHMLTKDLWDGHPCCAFAASDDWITANPNSFRALNKAIIEAAAYAQDPANRPEIAAAISDRAFLNQPVEVVEAVLTGNFEDGQGNTLSIPDRIGFDPYPWQSFAKWISSQLVRWELLGPERTADTITDAQIDELGTDVFLTDLARELALELGQQPPFETDRTETLAFDNFDPAAPTDYLKGQIDQFGK from the coding sequence ATGTTGCCAGGTCAGCCCTGTCGGACGTGCGGCATCGTGCACTTCACCAGCGACCACTCGCGGTTTATGGAGAGCATGCCCCAAGACCCGGTAGACATGATCGACGACCTGGTCAAAATGGGCCTCTATAAAGAGAACCAGCTGCGCGCCGCCGACACGGTTAACACCTATGAGTTGCGCAAGGCACTATTTCTCAAGCGGGTGGGCCGCAACGACCCCCAGCGCGAAAAACTAATTCTTGCCCTGTGCAAGCAGGCGGGCGGCCTAGAAAATGCCTTTGCGGCGGCCTTTGGCCCCCAAGCAGGGCTGTTCTTTGCCGACTCAGTGCGCAACAGCGGTGCTACCCGCCGCGAGTTTTTAAAGAATATGGCGGTAGGCGCTGCCCTGGTTACCCTGGCCAGCTGTGCCAGTGGTGGTGAGCCAGCGGCAGAGGAGAGCGCTGCGGCCCCGGTTGACACCAGCAACCTTGAGAAGACCGACATCCGGGTGGGCTTTATTCCGATCACCTGTGCGACCCCGATCATCATGTCGGAGCCGCTGGGCTTCTACGAAAAGTACGGCTTTAACGCCACGGTGGTGAAGATGCCCAGCTGGGGCGCAGTCAGAGACTCTGCGATCGCAGGCGAGCTCGACGCCTACCACATGCTCGCCCCCATGCCCATCTCCATGACCCTGGGCATGGGTGCTGCCCCCTTCGGTGTGCGGCTGGCCAGCATTGAAAACATCAACGGCCAGGCGATCACCGTGGCCGAGCGCCACCTGGGCAATGTCAACGGCCCCGAAGACTTTAAGGGCTTTGTGATTGGGGTGCCCTTCCCCTTCTCGATGCACAACCTACTGCTGCGCTACTACCTGGCTTCGGGCGGCCTCGACCCCGATGTCGATGTGCAGATTCGCCCTGTCCCCCCGCCAGACAGCATTGCCCAGCTGATCTCAGGCGACATTGACGCCATGCTGATGCCCGACCCGTTCAACCAGCGGGCGGTTTACGAAGGGGCTGGGTTCATTCACATGCTCACCAAAGACCTGTGGGATGGCCACCCCTGCTGCGCCTTTGCCGCCAGCGACGACTGGATCACGGCCAACCCCAACTCCTTCCGCGCCCTCAACAAGGCGATCATCGAAGCAGCGGCCTACGCCCAAGACCCAGCCAATCGCCCCGAGATTGCCGCCGCCATTTCTGATCGAGCCTTTTTGAACCAGCCCGTCGAAGTGGTCGAAGCGGTGCTCACCGGCAACTTTGAAGACGGCCAGGGCAACACCCTCTCGATACCCGATCGCATTGGCTTTGACCCCTACCCCTGGCAGAGCTTCGCCAAGTGGATCTCGTCTCAGCTGGTGCGGTGGGAGCTGCTTGGCCCCGAGCGCACCGCTGACACCATCACCGATGCCCAGATCGACGAGCTGGGTACTGACGTGTTCTTGACCGACCTGGCGCGGGAGCTAGCGCTGGAGCTGGGTCAGCAGCCACCCTTCGAGACCGATCGCACCGAAACCCTGGCCTTTGACAACTTTGACCCCGCCGCGCCCACCGACTATCTCAAGGGCCAAATCGACCAGTTTGGTAAGTAA
- the ntrB gene encoding nitrate ABC transporter permease — MAASHSTPRLVPVERSEPIWQNENVRAFALFMLTLGLFLLFWEVGAKSGWFTRGVPTASETMTEFWWWVTNPFYRNGPNDLGIGWNLLVSLRRVAIGYILASVVAVPLGILIGISPVAFKAFNPFVQLLKPISPLAWLPLGLYLLRDSEKTGIFIIFISSIWPTLINTTFGVANVDQDYLDVTKTLGASRLRTIVKVIIPAALPNIVSGLRISMGIAWLVIVAAEMLLGTGLGYFIWNEWNNLSIPNILVAIFIIGLVGLLLDSLFAALEKFVAFGRNS; from the coding sequence ATGGCGGCAAGTCATAGCACGCCCAGATTGGTTCCAGTAGAGCGATCAGAGCCCATCTGGCAAAACGAAAATGTGCGCGCCTTTGCGCTCTTTATGCTCACTCTCGGTCTGTTTCTACTGTTCTGGGAGGTCGGGGCTAAGTCAGGTTGGTTTACGCGGGGGGTGCCCACCGCCAGCGAGACCATGACAGAATTTTGGTGGTGGGTAACCAACCCCTTCTACCGCAACGGCCCCAACGACCTGGGCATTGGCTGGAATTTGCTGGTCAGCCTGCGGCGGGTGGCCATTGGCTACATTTTGGCGTCGGTGGTGGCGGTGCCTCTGGGCATTTTGATCGGCATTTCGCCCGTGGCTTTCAAGGCGTTTAACCCCTTTGTGCAGCTGCTCAAGCCGATTTCGCCCCTGGCCTGGCTGCCGTTGGGTCTCTATTTGCTGCGCGATTCTGAAAAAACGGGCATTTTTATTATTTTCATCTCCAGCATTTGGCCGACGCTAATCAACACCACCTTTGGGGTGGCCAACGTCGATCAAGACTATCTGGATGTGACCAAAACCCTGGGAGCTTCGCGTCTGCGCACCATCGTCAAGGTGATCATTCCGGCGGCGCTGCCGAACATTGTCTCAGGGCTACGGATCAGCATGGGCATTGCCTGGCTGGTGATTGTGGCGGCAGAAATGCTGCTGGGTACAGGCCTGGGCTACTTCATTTGGAATGAGTGGAACAACCTGTCGATTCCGAATATTTTAGTGGCCATTTTCATTATTGGTTTGGTGGGGCTGCTGCTGGATAGCCTGTTTGCCGCCCTGGAGAAATTTGTCGCATTTGGTCGAAATTCATGA
- the cynS gene encoding cyanase: MTVSPITEKLLAAKKAAGLSFADLEAKTGYDEVWIASVFYRQASASPEEAAKLIEILGADTALIEAMTDFPVKGGLDPVVPTDPLIYRFYEIMQVYGMPMKAVIHEKFGDGIMSAIDFTLDVEKEEDPKGDRVKVIMNGKFLPYKKW, translated from the coding sequence ATGACTGTTTCACCTATCACCGAAAAACTCTTGGCCGCTAAAAAAGCCGCTGGCCTCAGCTTTGCCGATCTCGAAGCCAAAACCGGTTACGACGAAGTGTGGATCGCCTCGGTGTTCTACCGCCAAGCGAGCGCCTCGCCAGAGGAAGCCGCCAAGCTGATTGAAATTCTCGGGGCCGACACTGCGCTAATTGAGGCCATGACCGACTTCCCCGTCAAAGGTGGCCTCGACCCCGTCGTGCCCACCGACCCCTTGATCTACCGCTTCTACGAAATCATGCAGGTCTATGGCATGCCGATGAAGGCTGTGATCCACGAAAAGTTTGGCGACGGCATTATGAGCGCCATCGACTTTACCCTGGATGTGGAGAAAGAAGAGGATCCCAAAGGCGATCGCGTCAAAGTGATTATGAACGGCAAATTCTTGCCCTACAAGAAGTGGTAG
- a CDS encoding GntR family transcriptional regulator — MILSSPPSINRGKSLYEQVYQALRSAILTGALPPGDRLVETQLAEWLQVSRTPLREALRQLQQDGLVTADVSGGLRVTTITAADAEELYDCRLALEALAVAGACDFATPEQLQGIEDCVTKAEGATANSHGSLSHEHLLDVDYQFHHLIAESSGNRRLVSLLDTLFDAMALLRIQTLQQNPNVLDIRLEHRQIYEAILSRDADLAVAAITRHLSASKIRVIQEIEGTQAHPATVGNA, encoded by the coding sequence GTGATTTTGTCGTCTCCTCCTTCTATTAATCGCGGTAAGTCTCTGTATGAGCAGGTTTACCAGGCGCTGCGATCGGCCATTTTGACCGGTGCGCTTCCCCCCGGCGATCGCCTGGTTGAAACCCAGCTAGCCGAATGGTTGCAGGTCAGCCGCACCCCCCTGCGCGAGGCCCTGCGCCAGCTTCAGCAAGACGGCCTGGTGACCGCCGATGTCAGTGGTGGCCTGCGGGTGACCACCATTACCGCTGCCGATGCCGAGGAGCTTTACGACTGTCGCTTGGCTCTAGAGGCGCTGGCGGTAGCGGGGGCCTGTGACTTTGCCACCCCCGAACAACTGCAAGGGATTGAAGATTGCGTGACCAAGGCCGAGGGGGCGACGGCCAACAGCCACGGCAGCCTCTCCCACGAGCATTTGCTGGATGTGGATTACCAGTTCCATCACCTGATTGCCGAAAGTTCGGGCAATCGGCGGCTGGTGTCGCTGCTCGACACCCTGTTTGATGCCATGGCCCTGCTGCGCATTCAAACCCTCCAGCAAAACCCTAATGTGCTCGATATTCGCCTAGAACACCGGCAAATTTACGAAGCCATTCTCAGCCGCGACGCTGACCTGGCGGTGGCGGCCATTACTCGCCACCTGAGCGCTAGCAAAATTCGCGTGATTCAAGAAATTGAGGGTACCCAGGCTCACCCGGCAACAGTCGGCAACGCCTAG
- a CDS encoding pentapeptide repeat-containing protein, translated as MRELDNAYRILELEPGASLEDVNQAYKDLVFVWHPDRIPQDNERLYQKAQDKIKALNHARDVLRSHSRNGRSSAPSSASSRYGTASSYRASTANGYGSSDYRSANGYGYNSQGYGSARSQDPDSDDEPRSASHNRYYRYQRSTYGGSYYSASQSDGPTSDATSSSSTSSGASPGQAQSYRQRRDAAAGVGGDKAASGSSGTQGQASSTSGKPPSSSASSQASGKPPSSASSQANPKPANDAYNSYNAHTRNGAASTHRSRQSPDLSGTDMSGANLREKDFAGRNLSEANLSGADLSDAFLHKVNLNRANLSKAKLFRANLLQADLSHANLREADLIGADFSGADLSGADLSGAKVAVGGRTMVKLTGTILTGAIMPDGSIHD; from the coding sequence ATGCGTGAGCTGGACAACGCCTACCGAATTCTAGAGCTAGAGCCTGGTGCCTCCCTTGAGGATGTGAACCAGGCCTATAAGGATCTGGTGTTTGTCTGGCATCCCGATCGCATTCCCCAAGACAATGAGCGGCTGTATCAAAAAGCCCAGGACAAAATCAAGGCGCTGAACCACGCCCGCGATGTACTGCGATCGCACAGTCGCAATGGTCGCAGCAGTGCCCCCAGCTCTGCCAGCAGTCGCTACGGCACGGCTAGCAGCTACCGGGCTTCTACGGCCAACGGCTACGGCAGCAGTGACTACCGCTCGGCCAACGGCTACGGCTACAACAGCCAGGGCTACGGCAGCGCCCGTTCTCAAGACCCCGACAGCGACGACGAGCCGCGATCGGCCTCCCACAATCGCTACTATCGCTACCAGCGCAGCACCTACGGCGGCAGCTACTACAGTGCCAGCCAGAGCGACGGCCCCACTAGCGATGCGACCTCTAGCAGCAGCACATCTTCCGGTGCCAGCCCTGGCCAGGCACAATCCTACCGCCAGCGGCGCGATGCAGCGGCGGGCGTGGGTGGCGACAAGGCGGCCAGCGGCAGCTCGGGTACCCAGGGGCAGGCTAGTTCTACCAGCGGCAAACCCCCTAGCAGCAGCGCCAGTAGCCAGGCCAGCGGCAAGCCCCCTAGCAGCGCCAGCAGCCAGGCCAACCCCAAGCCCGCCAATGACGCCTACAACAGCTACAACGCCCACACTCGCAATGGGGCGGCCAGCACCCACCGATCGCGCCAAAGCCCTGACCTCAGCGGCACTGACATGAGCGGAGCCAACCTGCGCGAAAAAGATTTTGCCGGTCGCAACCTCAGCGAAGCCAACCTCAGCGGGGCTGACCTCAGCGATGCCTTTCTGCACAAGGTCAACCTCAACCGGGCTAATCTCAGCAAGGCCAAGCTATTTCGCGCCAACCTACTCCAGGCTGACCTTAGCCACGCCAACCTGCGCGAGGCCGATCTGATTGGGGCCGACTTTAGCGGGGCCGACCTCAGCGGGGCCGACCTCAGCGGCGCAAAGGTGGCGGTGGGGGGCCGCACCATGGTCAAACTGACCGGCACCATTCTCACCGGGGCGATCATGCCCGATGGCTCAATCCACGATTAG
- a CDS encoding response regulator, which yields MKTVLIIEDEAQTRNIFLKCLEFEGFRAVGASDGTTGVAMAQQHTPDLVVCDIMMPDMDGYSVLSALRKARSTALIPLIFLTAKVTMTDLRRGMELGADDYLTKPCTVEQFLAAINSRLQRQEQLSELYGRAPQAPTSPSRPRASAESIFPADPKLDSIFRFIEANYRQPISLNDVAQEAGYSPAYLTNLVQSHTGRTIKQWIIERRMAEAKQLLATTNQSVRHIAEAAGYSDAGYFTRQFRQFHGVSPQIWRQQSVTELTN from the coding sequence GTGAAAACCGTTTTAATCATTGAAGACGAAGCTCAAACTCGCAACATTTTTCTCAAATGTTTAGAGTTTGAAGGGTTTCGCGCCGTAGGAGCCAGCGACGGCACTACCGGCGTTGCGATGGCCCAACAGCACACCCCCGATCTGGTGGTGTGCGACATCATGATGCCCGATATGGACGGCTACTCGGTGCTATCAGCCCTGCGCAAGGCACGCTCTACAGCGCTCATTCCCCTAATCTTTTTAACGGCCAAAGTAACCATGACCGACCTGCGGCGGGGAATGGAACTGGGGGCCGACGACTACTTAACCAAGCCCTGCACCGTAGAGCAGTTTTTAGCAGCTATTAATAGCCGTTTGCAGCGCCAAGAACAGCTATCTGAGCTTTATGGCAGAGCGCCTCAGGCACCAACCTCACCGTCTAGACCGCGGGCCTCAGCAGAGAGCATCTTTCCTGCCGACCCTAAGCTAGACAGTATTTTCCGCTTCATTGAGGCCAACTACCGCCAGCCCATTAGCCTCAACGATGTCGCCCAGGAGGCGGGGTATTCTCCTGCGTACCTGACTAATCTGGTGCAGTCGCACACGGGGCGCACGATCAAACAGTGGATTATTGAGCGCCGCATGGCTGAGGCCAAACAGCTGCTGGCCACCACCAACCAATCGGTACGCCACATTGCCGAGGCCGCTGGCTATAGTGACGCAGGCTACTTTACGCGACAATTTCGTCAGTTCCACGGTGTTTCTCCTCAGATTTGGAGGCAGCAATCTGTAACAGAGCTAACAAATTAG
- a CDS encoding ABC transporter ATP-binding protein, producing MSISPVNAIASPGTQSSTAQVSIRNVAKVFPGKKDLFSKVTGKARRDFIAIQDINLEIEPNTFVSIIGPSGCGKSTLLNMIAGLSSISDGEILLNGHPITGPGPDRGMVFQNYALMPWMTVEENLRFAVETVDPKISVKKRDRIIKEHIQLVGLTGAERKHPHELSGGMRQRVGIARALAIDPQILLMDEPFGALDALTRGFLQEEVERIWEQQRKTVVMITHSIEEALLLSDRIVMMTRGPAARIDEILEVPFPRPRNRETIEQHPAYHDLKAEMESHLFRETRAVEAARVGG from the coding sequence ATGAGTATTTCCCCTGTGAACGCGATCGCCTCCCCTGGCACCCAGTCCTCAACGGCCCAGGTCTCGATCCGCAACGTAGCGAAGGTTTTCCCCGGCAAAAAAGATCTGTTTAGCAAGGTCACCGGCAAAGCCCGCCGCGATTTCATCGCTATTCAAGACATCAATCTTGAGATCGAGCCCAACACCTTTGTGTCGATTATTGGCCCCTCGGGCTGCGGCAAATCGACCCTGTTGAATATGATTGCGGGCCTCAGCTCGATCTCCGACGGTGAGATCTTGCTGAATGGCCACCCGATCACCGGGCCAGGGCCAGACCGGGGCATGGTGTTTCAAAACTATGCCCTAATGCCCTGGATGACGGTGGAGGAAAACCTGCGGTTTGCGGTGGAAACCGTAGATCCAAAAATCTCGGTGAAGAAGCGCGATCGCATCATCAAAGAGCACATTCAGCTGGTGGGATTAACTGGGGCCGAGCGCAAGCACCCCCACGAGCTCTCCGGCGGCATGCGCCAGCGGGTCGGCATCGCCCGCGCCCTGGCCATCGACCCCCAGATCTTGCTGATGGATGAGCCCTTCGGTGCCCTCGACGCCCTCACCCGAGGCTTCTTGCAAGAAGAAGTCGAGCGCATCTGGGAACAGCAGCGCAAGACCGTGGTGATGATTACCCACAGCATCGAAGAAGCGCTGCTGCTGAGCGATCGCATCGTGATGATGACCCGTGGCCCCGCCGCCCGCATCGACGAAATTCTGGAGGTGCCTTTTCCTCGACCGCGCAATCGCGAGACCATCGAGCAACACCCCGCTTACCACGACCTCAAGGCCGAAATGGAAAGCCATCTGTTTCGTGAGACACGGGCCGTGGAGGCGGCACGGGTGGGGGGATGA